From a single Granulicella aggregans genomic region:
- a CDS encoding diguanylate cyclase, translating to MLCLVGVARAAPVLPGAISPAAAELPGEETHASLLKSEMKMKSAKPYLDTVKQLRQLSSAEAEQLIPVKLTGVVTDLSGYKNSFFFQDETGGISVDRTDSADVHAGDRVEIVGTSGPGLFAPVVLASRVTVMGQSSPPPTHRFMYGDLFGGVQDSQWVEIEGIVHTARMEEVDENTLLHLRLEIGGGSVNVLLQDFAGVDIAHLVDARVSFQGVCATDFNQKKQFVGLDLYVPSTKFMKVLEPARTDPFGVPTMPIGNALQFGQAQHRVKVSGVSTYQNSGRGIYLQNGSDGIGIQASGTRFIGTGRQVEAVGFPVLGDYGPILEDALLRELGPATPIVPIRIMAKNVITQDGDFYQVPYDQQLVQIQGRVEESHVAGERRVLLLRDGNEVFEASFPLSGKGSAPGTDNGTLLLLTGICVVHADLYHNPVSFSILLNTPQDIVILNRASWWTAQHTLAILAAFMGVMSVVVLWVVILKTQVKHQTNIIRQSEERFRHLAEHDYLTGLPNRLMLEEHMRRCLEVCAAKHTLAAVFTIDIDYFKKINDTHGHLVGDECLKIVASRLRGTVRKMDVIARIGGEEFMLIVGSLRDSETAFGISSAILDLFQGRVVVQGVEIPLTVSIGGALYPTDGTDSGSLRKMSDQALYQAKQSGRNRAVFTSPESRTFIPIDSAGRDPADRLGANVT from the coding sequence ATGCTCTGCCTGGTTGGCGTTGCGAGAGCGGCTCCGGTCCTCCCCGGCGCAATAAGCCCTGCCGCCGCGGAGCTTCCTGGCGAAGAGACGCATGCCTCTCTCTTGAAGTCAGAGATGAAGATGAAGAGTGCCAAGCCTTACCTCGATACGGTGAAGCAGCTCCGGCAACTTAGCTCCGCCGAGGCGGAGCAGCTGATTCCTGTCAAACTTACCGGCGTCGTAACGGACCTCTCCGGGTATAAGAACTCGTTCTTCTTTCAAGACGAAACGGGCGGCATCTCTGTGGACCGCACAGATTCTGCTGATGTGCATGCGGGCGATCGAGTCGAGATCGTTGGAACCAGTGGGCCGGGTCTGTTTGCGCCCGTCGTTCTTGCGTCGAGGGTGACCGTGATGGGCCAAAGTTCTCCGCCGCCGACCCACCGATTCATGTACGGCGACCTGTTCGGCGGCGTTCAGGACAGCCAATGGGTCGAAATCGAAGGAATCGTTCACACCGCCAGAATGGAAGAGGTCGACGAGAATACGCTTCTCCATCTGCGCCTGGAGATAGGTGGCGGGTCGGTCAATGTTCTGCTGCAGGATTTCGCCGGTGTGGACATCGCCCACCTGGTGGACGCGAGGGTGAGCTTCCAGGGTGTTTGTGCTACGGACTTCAATCAAAAGAAGCAGTTCGTGGGTCTGGACCTCTATGTCCCGTCTACGAAGTTCATGAAGGTGCTGGAGCCGGCACGAACCGACCCGTTCGGCGTGCCGACGATGCCAATTGGCAACGCGCTTCAGTTTGGGCAGGCACAGCACCGCGTCAAAGTGAGTGGCGTTTCCACCTACCAGAACTCCGGTCGCGGGATCTATCTGCAGAACGGCAGTGACGGGATAGGGATCCAGGCAAGCGGTACGCGGTTCATCGGGACAGGCCGTCAAGTAGAAGCGGTTGGCTTTCCAGTTCTGGGTGACTATGGACCCATTCTCGAGGATGCACTCCTCCGGGAGCTTGGCCCTGCTACTCCCATCGTTCCAATACGGATCATGGCCAAGAACGTTATCACGCAAGACGGAGACTTCTATCAGGTCCCCTACGATCAGCAGCTTGTGCAGATACAAGGAAGGGTCGAAGAGAGCCATGTTGCGGGAGAGAGGAGGGTTCTGCTTCTGCGCGATGGCAACGAAGTCTTCGAGGCGTCGTTCCCGCTGTCGGGCAAGGGCTCGGCTCCTGGTACGGACAACGGAACCCTGCTTCTGCTCACGGGTATCTGCGTCGTGCATGCCGACCTGTACCATAATCCCGTCTCATTCAGCATCCTGCTCAACACTCCGCAGGACATCGTCATATTGAATCGTGCCTCATGGTGGACGGCCCAGCATACGCTGGCGATACTCGCCGCTTTTATGGGGGTCATGAGCGTTGTCGTCCTTTGGGTTGTCATTCTAAAGACCCAGGTCAAGCACCAGACCAACATCATCCGTCAAAGTGAAGAGCGGTTTCGTCATCTTGCAGAGCACGACTACCTGACCGGTCTGCCGAATCGGCTCATGTTGGAAGAGCACATGAGGCGCTGCCTGGAAGTTTGCGCTGCGAAGCACACACTTGCCGCCGTCTTTACGATCGACATCGACTACTTCAAGAAGATCAACGACACGCACGGTCACCTTGTTGGCGACGAGTGTCTGAAGATCGTTGCAAGCCGCCTGCGCGGAACGGTGCGAAAGATGGACGTTATCGCCCGCATCGGGGGTGAGGAGTTCATGCTGATTGTGGGCAGCCTTCGTGACTCCGAGACTGCTTTCGGAATCTCCTCTGCGATCCTGGATCTATTTCAGGGGCGTGTGGTTGTCCAGGGGGTCGAGATTCCCTTGACGGTCAGTATCGGAGGTGCGCTTTACCCTACCGATGGAACCGACTCTGGATCCCTGCGCAAGATGTCGGATCAAGCGCTGTATCAAGCAAAGCAATCGGGCCGAAATCGAGCGGTCTTCACCAGTCCAGAGTCTCGTACATTCATTCCGATCGATTCCGCTGGACGTGACCCAGCAGATCGACTTGGCGCCAACGTGACCTGA